Genomic segment of Mytilus edulis chromosome 12, xbMytEdul2.2, whole genome shotgun sequence:
AATCAATCTGTAGTAGAtattgtgtccgctttgagcaaaacctctgctgtgcTGCTttatgcccatgccaaggaagttgtctttgtatgaatatgttgaccgataagaatgatgagataaCAAGTTAAAATTAAGCTAtgatattccgatatcgcaatatttcgacacctaaatggtccgaAATTCCATTGGTCCAACGTTTCGATCATTTAATTATACGATAACGGAATATTAACATAagaaataaaaggttcaatattaggataaccTTGTCCTTCTTTGAAGATgtgaaacaatttattaaaaagtaaatatattaGTGCAAAGGTAACCGAACATCATCACCAGCGTAGTTAAAAGTGCAAAGTAATTTGTCAGGTCTATTTTTGTTCGATTTATTATATATCttaagatacacggcggccgaccaaagtaaaatcaaacacagtttgatgttcaatgagtgatcatattttccttgtgatgctTTATATCAAAATTGCCTATTTGTTGatcgtcgtttgtttatgtaatgtatacgtgtttctcgttttttttatatagattagacagttagttttcccgtttgaataatttaaaaaggTCTAGTAAgtttggggccatttatagcctGTTGTTCGGTgggagccaaggctctgtgttgaaggccgtacattgacctataatggtttacttttataaattgttttttggatggagagttgtctcattggcgctcataccacatctttctatatctatatactagtagcactttactcattttagaaTTGTTAGTTAGTACTCTCAtcatcatatctgatttagtgatataaataaaattgtgGTATGATCCAcactcaacatattgcactacaataataataaaaaaaatctgccataTGATTGTCTGATCTTGACGCGGTTGACAGGATTTCAAACTTACAGGACACCTTACATTTCTTGCATTTTAATGTGCAGTTCATCATTGGACTTTTCTATGAAATCAGAAATACGTCATATGTTTTATTTTCCCCTTgcatcaaatattttgtttcggattatttatatcgaatttgcatatatttgtttgtaaattgtgGAATCAGTTGATATGGAGATATTATAAGATTTAAATAATGCAAGGGCGACTTCAGATACATATGTGTGACTTAATTGTTGTTTTTCAAAGACTCAGAAATAAACGTTACGTAACATACGTTACCGTTACCATCGaccaaaattaaataatatgtgatagaaatatattttcctaaCAGAAATACAGTATTCCTTTATTATTGACTCGTTtgtgcatttgttttgactcgatttttctcctggaagtatccgtgaattaaaattgcacccatgacctttgaccctgatttaaaaaaaatgcaccataattgcTATTGACGACCAAGATATTAAGAatgtacacattcttagctttccagtgaTGTATAATTAAGCCGTATCTTAAGTAGGTGCATTGAAAAAGTAAAtgtggctctcatatcactcgcctatttTGCGTATAATGCTACAGATTAAAACTTAGATTTTTTTGTTGCAATTACTTCTTGGTTAGGATCACATGTATGCTAGATTGCCTGGTACCCAATCAAAACTGTAGATCTTGCCAAGACACACATTTTCTCCGTTACATGTTATTAGCAATCTCTAGCGGTTATTGAGTAAATGCGATTACAAACTAAGACCAACATCTAGGTCAGGCCCTTAACCTTTGACTTTAGGTCAATTTTCATGGTCACATGAATTGATACAACTTACGGTTTCTTAGTTTAAGTTGCCAACCAACATTGGTTAATtgtcaaaggggcataaccctaccaacgAGTGGTTGAATAGTAATAgctaattttgtcatttcagaaacctaaaacaggtgttatgctttttacagaaaggtcaaatctcttccgTCAAATTGTAATAAAGTTGCGCATTATTGACACAAACATTTTCCATTATTCAACACTTCTGTAAGTATTAAGATTGCCGAGATTCTCCCATAACAAAGgtctaggtcaaaggtcaaaggtcaacatACCAATTTGAACTTGAAgaatttttcacatgaattgatgatgattggtgaaaatcctaggtgtctacgaattacggtttctgagttttggtacCAAGGAGTCGTTGAATTTTTCTgatacaaatgtaacaaagagCCAGAGTCTGGTCCTGTACAAATTTAACCCTTCGGTTTTTTGTAAAATCGTCAAAATAGATAACTGTTGTCGCATTAATTtacttaaaacatattttatttaaaaacattatgtaCATAACATATACATATTAATACAGAAAGACACTGATATTAAGGGATTCAGAAACAAGGTTTCCCTCTCCGTCTCGCTTACATGAATTCTATTCTTACCATTTTGGAATACTTACTTATTTGTTtgattgtttaacattttttccaGAATATACATCAAATATCTGCTACTAGAcagtttgaaataaacaaaaagctTCATTAAGACATTACTTAAGTCTTAAGCATATGTAAATAGTATGATTCTCTGAATAGTGTGTACTTGGTACTTTGAAGAGAATATTATCTCATTAAATCTTAAATTTAGTTTAACTcattaattaattacatttaaatCTATGTTTTAGGCTTCAAAAACGAAATACGAATAGTTTTGATTGGTAAGACAGGAGCGGGAAAGAGTACAACAGGTAATATACTGCTTGGTAAGAAAGAATTTTCTGCAATTACGAGTCCCGTTTCTGTAACAAAAGAGTGCTGCCGTGCAGAATCAGATATTCATTCGAAAAAACTTGTGGTAGTCGATACTCCAGGTCTGTTTGACACAGAATTGTCGCCTaatgaaatacaaaaagaaattatacgATGCATTAGATTGTCTGTTCCTGGGCCTCACATTTTCCTTATTTTACTGCAAGTGGGAAGATTAACAACGGAAGAAATTGCAGCACTTGATAAACTTTTTGACATATTTGGAAAGAACATGAGCCGTTTTTGTATGATAGTATTTACCAGGATAGAAGATTTGGAAAGAGAAGGTAGTACGATCGACCAATTCATAATAGACGGGGGACCACTACTCTCCGGATATATTAAAAAATGTAGTGGTAGATATTTTGCTCTGAAGAATCCAGACTCTAATGAAGAACAATTTCAAGTATCTGCAACCTTTTTGGGGAAAATAAACGAAGTTATTTCGAAAAACAAGAATGAATGCTTCACAAACTTGTTGTACAGAGATGCAAACGAAAGTCTTCACATGTCGATTAAGAAGGTCTTTAATGATCAAAATGCTAGCAATAGGGACAAGATCTTTCGAATAAATACTGATTACGATCCAAAAATAAAAGAACTTAGaagtcaaaacaagcatttagaTGATGAACTGGACCATATTAAAGATAGAAAGAGACAATTGAACAGTAAACGGGAAGCACTTCAGAAAGTCGGTGGTGTACAAAGGATAAATAACGAAAAATTTAGCAAACTtgaacttgaaaataaagaatgctATATGCGCATGtcaaaaatacaaagaaaaaaggAAGAATCTGAACATCAgtatgaagaaataaaaactaaaaaggaACAGTTATTGGCAATGAGGGCAGAAGACTTCAAAAAAGAGCTTGAAGCAGCGGCAGCAATGGCTATTCTTGAACAGACAAAATTAATGGAACctcattttatacaaatattgaaaaaacagCAGGAAATTCAAGAGCTCAAAACCTGGTTTGAAAGTGGTGCGCATTTATCAGATGGGAAAATGCGAAAATCTTTCACAGATAAAGAAAGGATACTCCGCAAACAGAAAGAAGGAATGGAAAAACAGCTAGAAAAGAAAGATAGACATCTCAAACAAATGATGCGTAATTCAATGAAGCTAGAAGACGAGTTTAGACGTACCAAAATTAAACTATGCGTTGTTATGTAAACCATGTGATTGCATATAACCCTCAGACATAAATGACACGtacaatatttattgttttgagTTGTAAATAGAAACATTAAGATTATTATTCTAAGTATATCAtaataaattcacaaaaagaaTGAAGTTTATCCTTGATGAAAAATATTGTCAAACGTGATGTTTTGTTAATCTCAAATATCCCAGCAGCAACATTCATTTGTCAGATCGTATGCCAATAACATTTTTCACTTTATACGGTACGCTTGTCAGTGTTTATATGATATAgacttcataaaaaataaatttaccctGACACTTAAGAAAAGAAACCAAATATATTGAACAATAATGTAAAGTAACGAACACAAACTGGTTGACTGATGCAATCTGACTGTGTCTGAACTTAACAGAAACATGATTAGAGCGTCATCATTGTTTAGAAACAATGACTAATACAATACAAGTCGTCTGATCAGTACATTTGGCTAGGAATTTCTAATCTAAATTCACTCATCAAAGATGATTTGAACGACGGGTGAAAATGCATAGCACTATCACCATACCAGGGCTATCTTCTATAAAATTATTCAGTATTATGATAACAAATAGTGTGCGCAAAAATCAATTCCAGTATTAGCGTTTGCTTATTCTTTGTAAGATAGTCGTGCTCGTAGATTTGTTTACTCTTCGTCTTCGTTTCACTCCGCTATAGCTGGATTTTTAATTTCTTCCATGTTGTGCCTGCAATTTTATGATTATACGTTTTACTTGACGGATTGGTGAAAATGAAAAATCGGTAAACGACTTTTTTTATTGGCTATCGTAACTGACGAATACAAGAAATGATGGGGTTAATTTGTTTCCGTTGACAACTGAAATCGTGATAAATGCTGTTTGTTATTATAAAAGAATTGCAATTATTGTCTTTTCATTTTGGCGTGATATGCGTGCGAAGAATTTACTCTACAATTCAAATAAACGATACGATATTTTCAAGCGATCTGTTTCCGAAACATCCAAACGTGTTATCCATTGTTCATcctaaattataaatgaaaagaGAGAGAATAATGTCATGTACTCATTGCGTTTCACACAGAATCCTCATGAAGTAATACCGATTAATCTTCGGCACGTTTCAATTATCTTTCCGTAACCAAAATATTAAATTAGACTTAAACTATATTTACAATCTGAAACACATTGCACACAATTCGTGAACATTCAAGACTTACAGTTATATGTCTTCCATTTACCTTCACACTTATTTGCTGCTGGGTCAAGTCATATTACTCATTCTTATACAAATGAAGATATTTGAATGCTATTGAACTTACTATCCCCTAGGGTAATGAAAGAGTAGAAAAACTAATaccttatagtcggctataatTTGTTCCTCCACCTTAAAAGGTGCAAAaagttttccaaaaaaataacTAAACGCATGTACCTATAGGTATAAAGTTGTCAattcaagttggttcaatattcGACGTTcaacattcaacatgttcaactttcaaactttttttcaatgaaaaagaATTGCAGTATGAATGTTTAAAACGagtgttgttaaaaaaaatgtttaacaaaaataaaacttagaattttgaatgttgaatgttgaataatgACTCGACATCCatgaaaaaacaaacatgacatacatgtataaaaaaaataatcaaaatatcaaCGTCTCCAAGTGTCTGTTTGGGTAGTTTTTTGGTCAAAATGATATAaccataacatttttttttattttgcggttaaattctaaaaaaaaaaccaacgctGTTCATGTATAACACAGCTATCTAGAACATGATCATTTTAAATTCGTGCAACTTTTTCTGTAAGATTTTCATCAGATCATACTAATCTGCAAAAAGAAGACAGAAACGGTTTTTCAAGTAATACTTATGATGTCAAAATACGGGGATGAATAAATGACGGCAGTGCATTATGACGGTATCTATTGAAAAGGAGTTCAGCCCGCCCCATATGGCCAAATAATAGGTACTTTGTTCATATGAATTGTAACACATGACTTTGGCCTTTATAATTAAATAACTTCCCTGAGAGTAGatttaatatataaatcaaataacAATTGCAGATGATCTAGCCTATAACTGTCTTGGTTCAAAAATAAACGTGTTCTTTACAATTTATTTTGGCGGATATCTAAGAtgtgttgtacatgtatatctaaataaaaatgctttaaattttattattcgCTAAATCAGAAGgatgaaatcataatttttttaaacgaAATTGGGTCTAAAACGTTATGAATAGGTGACATACAAGTTTATCATAACGATTCAAGGTACAAGATGGAAAGGGAAATA
This window contains:
- the LOC139497380 gene encoding uncharacterized protein (The sequence of the model RefSeq protein was modified relative to this genomic sequence to represent the inferred CDS: added 214 bases not found in genome assembly), which translates into the protein MSICKCGEFIGLIHKSCRRCGRKSIIYNEKGSRQRPSPPAPETNPSKNDHKFGSKQRPPPPAPETNPSKDDHKFGSKQRPPPPAPETNPSKDDHKFGSRPLPPTPKSETSESDDAHKYGVRDNHQKPVVNIKASQSKEQYNDDKSDGLLGRKSQMVDAGYITPIHIDNDEGDENTTNKGNRSESEHDQEPVYDEVGKDTYTTMSAGNSGIIPETSHELKLPRIRLNGPLQSPESLISQLDDSFKNEIRIVLIGKTGAGKSTTGNILLGKKEFSAITSPVSVTKECCRAESDIHSKKLVVVDTPGLFDTELSPNEIQKEIIRCIRLSVPGPHIFLILLQVGRLTTEEIAALDKLFDIFGKNMSRFCMIVFTRIEDLEREGSTIDQFIIDGGPLLSGYIKKCSGRYFALKNPDSNEEQFQVSATFLGKINEVISKNKNECFTNLLYRDANESLHMSIKKVFNDQNASNRDKIFRINTDYDPKIKELRSQNKHLDDELDHIKDRKRQLNSKREALQKVGGVQRINNEKFSKLELENKECYMRMSKIQRKKEESEHQYEEIKTKKEQLLAMRAEDFKKELEAAAAMAILEQTKLMEPHFIQILKKQQEIQELKTWFESGAHLSDGKMRKSFTDKERILRKQKEGMEKQLEKKDRHLKQMMRNSMKLEDEFRRTKIKLCVVM